The Methanobacterium sp. BAmetb5 genome includes a region encoding these proteins:
- a CDS encoding DUF22 domain-containing protein has translation MVRIITRLDQVKKEQKKHAKPSLDFEIGNISGKVRAIIAAEEKEFKAGETKPVQIKKIDINANHICFISAYGTNKYGHTMAVGEETYLPISMERTADHALFAAALDYKVEKDDLLGILILLPVEVNF, from the coding sequence ATGGTTAGAATAATCACCAGACTGGATCAGGTTAAAAAGGAACAGAAAAAACATGCCAAACCTTCCCTGGACTTTGAGATAGGTAATATCTCAGGTAAAGTCCGGGCCATAATCGCTGCCGAAGAAAAGGAATTCAAGGCAGGGGAAACCAAACCAGTCCAGATCAAAAAGATCGATATCAACGCTAACCATATCTGTTTTATCAGCGCCTACGGTACCAACAAATACGGACACACCATGGCCGTGGGAGAGGAAACATACCTCCCCATAAGCATGGAAAGAACAGCAGACCACGCACTTTTCGCGGCAGCTCTAGACTACAAAGTAGAAAAAGATGATTTATTAGGCATTTTAATACTTCTACCCGTAGAAGTTAACTTCTAA
- a CDS encoding DUF61 family protein, which translates to MNRGDVNREERLLKKQIMVLNRHLPRRRKTLKELLEEDRPHVLGNDGTRHRFKKKELEKIASFLSPDKWGQLKFPLYIEISSEMSDSRIKGKLECLVVCQILEKEDCGEEIYIYRADVKVVRRELPTTSQYIFLVK; encoded by the coding sequence ATGAATAGAGGAGATGTAAACCGGGAAGAGAGACTCTTAAAAAAACAGATCATGGTGTTGAACCGTCACCTTCCCCGGCGAAGAAAAACCCTGAAGGAACTTTTAGAGGAGGACCGGCCCCATGTACTGGGTAACGATGGAACACGCCACCGTTTCAAGAAAAAAGAACTGGAAAAAATCGCATCATTCCTTTCCCCGGATAAATGGGGACAGTTGAAGTTTCCCTTGTACATCGAGATCAGTTCCGAGATGAGCGATTCACGTATAAAGGGAAAACTGGAATGCCTAGTGGTATGCCAGATCCTGGAAAAGGAAGATTGTGGTGAAGAAATTTATATTTACCGTGCCGATGTAAAGGTAGTTAGAAGGGAGTTACCCACCACCTCACAGTACATATTTCTGGTTAAATAG